The following are encoded in a window of Streptomyces sp. 11x1 genomic DNA:
- the murF gene encoding UDP-N-acetylmuramoyl-tripeptide--D-alanyl-D-alanine ligase: MIALSLAEIAEVVGGQTHDIPDPSALVTGPVVRDSREVEPGSLFVAFAGERVDGHDFAAAVVEAGAAAVLASRPVGVPAIVVPDVQAALGALARHVVRRLGTTLVALTGSAGKTSTKDLIAQVLRRKAPTVFTPGSLNNEIGLPLTALSATEETRFLVLEMGARGIGHIRYLTELTPPRIGLVLNVGTAHIGEFGGREQIAQAKGELVEALPPVEDGGAAILNADDPLVRAMASRTKARVILFGESGEADVRAENVTLTEAGQPSFRLHTPSGASDVTMRLYGEHHVSNALAAAAVAHELGMSASEIATALSEAGSLSRWRMEVTERPDGVTVVNDAYNANPESMRAALRALAAMGKGRRTWAVLGKMAELGDESLAEHDAVGRLAVRLNVGKLVAVGGREASWLQLGAYNEGSWGEESVHVSDAQAAVDLLRSQLRPGDVVLVKASRSVGLESVAQALLDSGNEGEVAAR, encoded by the coding sequence GTGATCGCCCTCTCTCTCGCCGAGATCGCAGAAGTCGTCGGCGGGCAGACGCACGACATACCGGATCCGTCGGCGCTGGTCACCGGACCGGTCGTCCGGGACTCCCGTGAGGTGGAACCGGGCAGCCTCTTCGTCGCCTTCGCGGGCGAGCGCGTGGACGGACACGACTTCGCGGCCGCGGTCGTCGAGGCGGGCGCGGCAGCGGTGCTGGCGTCCCGCCCCGTCGGCGTGCCCGCGATCGTGGTCCCCGATGTGCAGGCGGCGCTCGGCGCCCTCGCCCGCCACGTCGTGCGCCGGCTCGGCACGACCCTGGTGGCCCTCACCGGCTCCGCCGGCAAGACCAGCACCAAGGACCTGATCGCCCAGGTGCTCCGGCGCAAGGCGCCGACGGTGTTCACGCCCGGCTCCCTCAACAACGAGATCGGGCTGCCCCTCACCGCCCTCAGCGCCACGGAGGAGACCCGTTTCCTCGTCCTGGAGATGGGCGCCCGCGGCATCGGCCACATCCGGTACCTCACCGAGCTGACCCCGCCGAGAATCGGTCTCGTGCTCAACGTCGGCACCGCCCACATCGGCGAGTTCGGCGGCCGCGAACAGATCGCCCAGGCCAAGGGCGAGCTGGTGGAGGCCCTGCCCCCCGTCGAGGACGGCGGCGCCGCGATCCTCAACGCCGACGACCCCCTGGTACGCGCCATGGCCTCCCGTACGAAGGCCCGGGTGATCCTCTTCGGAGAGTCCGGCGAAGCGGACGTACGCGCCGAGAACGTGACGCTCACCGAGGCCGGACAGCCCTCGTTCAGGCTTCACACACCCTCCGGTGCAAGTGATGTGACCATGCGCCTGTACGGTGAGCACCACGTGTCGAACGCGCTCGCCGCGGCCGCCGTCGCCCATGAGCTGGGCATGTCCGCAAGTGAGATCGCCACCGCGCTCTCCGAGGCGGGCTCCCTCTCCCGCTGGCGCATGGAGGTCACCGAGCGCCCGGACGGCGTGACGGTCGTCAACGACGCCTACAACGCGAACCCCGAGTCCATGCGGGCCGCTCTGCGCGCGCTCGCAGCCATGGGCAAGGGGCGGCGGACCTGGGCGGTGCTCGGCAAGATGGCCGAGCTCGGGGACGAATCGCTCGCCGAGCACGACGCGGTCGGACGGCTCGCCGTCCGGCTCAATGTCGGCAAGCTCGTCGCGGTCGGGGGCAGGGAAGCGTCCTGGCTGCAACTGGGCGCATACAACGAGGGTTCGTGGGGTGAGGAGTCGGTGCACGTGTCCGACGCACAGGCGGCGGTCGACCTGTTGCGCAGTCAGTTGCGCCCGGGGGACGTCGTACTCGTGAAGGCGTCCCGGTCGGTCGGGCTCGAGAGCGTGGCGCAGGCGCTGCTCGACAGCGGCAACGAGGGTGAGGTTGCCGCGCGATGA
- the mraY gene encoding phospho-N-acetylmuramoyl-pentapeptide-transferase encodes MMNQILFAGVIGLFLTLVGTPLLIKLLARKGYGQYIRDDGPREHASKRGTPTMGGIAFILATIVAYFLAKVISGQPPTFSGLLVLGLMAGMGLVGFLDDYIKIVKRRSLGLRAKAKMAGQLIVGIAFAVLALQFPDARDQTPASTKLSFVQDFGWSIGPVLFVIWALFMILAMSNGVNLTDGLDGLATGASVLVFGAYTFIGVWQFQESCANTETLTNPTACYEVRDPLDLAIVASALMGACLGFLWWNTSPAKIFMGDTGSLALGGALAGLAICSRTELLLALLGGLFVLITMSVVIQVGSFKLTGKRVFRMAPLQHHFELKGWSEVLVVVRFWIIQGICVIVGLGLFYAGWAADK; translated from the coding sequence ATGATGAATCAGATCCTGTTCGCAGGAGTCATCGGTCTCTTCCTGACCCTGGTCGGTACCCCGTTGCTGATCAAGCTGCTGGCCCGCAAGGGCTACGGCCAGTACATCCGGGACGACGGCCCGCGCGAGCACGCCAGCAAGCGCGGTACGCCGACCATGGGTGGTATCGCCTTCATCCTGGCGACGATCGTCGCGTACTTCCTGGCCAAGGTGATCTCTGGCCAGCCGCCGACCTTCTCCGGTCTGCTGGTGCTCGGCCTGATGGCGGGCATGGGCCTCGTCGGCTTCCTCGACGACTACATCAAGATCGTCAAGCGCCGTTCGCTCGGTCTGCGGGCCAAGGCGAAGATGGCCGGCCAGCTGATCGTCGGTATCGCCTTCGCGGTCCTCGCGCTGCAGTTCCCGGACGCCCGCGACCAGACGCCGGCCTCCACCAAGCTCTCGTTCGTGCAGGACTTCGGCTGGTCCATCGGCCCGGTGCTGTTCGTGATCTGGGCGCTGTTCATGATCCTCGCCATGTCGAACGGCGTGAACCTCACCGACGGTCTGGACGGCCTCGCCACCGGTGCCTCGGTGCTCGTCTTCGGCGCGTACACGTTCATCGGCGTCTGGCAGTTCCAGGAGTCCTGCGCCAACACGGAGACGCTGACCAACCCGACCGCCTGCTACGAGGTACGGGATCCGCTCGACCTGGCGATCGTGGCCTCGGCGCTGATGGGCGCCTGCCTCGGCTTCCTGTGGTGGAACACCTCGCCGGCCAAGATCTTCATGGGCGACACGGGTTCGCTGGCCCTCGGCGGCGCGCTCGCCGGTCTCGCGATCTGCTCCCGCACCGAGCTGCTCCTCGCGCTCCTCGGCGGGCTGTTCGTCCTCATCACCATGTCGGTCGTCATCCAGGTCGGTTCGTTCAAGCTGACCGGCAAGCGGGTCTTCCGGATGGCCCCGCTCCAGCACCACTTCGAGCTCAAGGGCTGGTCCGAGGTCCTGGTCGTGGTCCGCTTCTGGATCATCCAGGGCATCTGTGTGATCGTCGGACTGGGCCTCTTCTACGCGGGATGGGCAGCGGACAAGTGA